The Streptomyces sp. NBC_01142 genome has a window encoding:
- a CDS encoding DUF6493 family protein: protein MKQLLDAVREGRFRDVPGLLKPLTPAERRACLAELKALRTELRGFGWERWQERFKILRALLPAGAGCHTGAAAAAAWIGARDLRMGDRPVYTVLLEVLSDRSPGWLGDVAHRLAGRASTVQEDYPLIHELVRLAKCAVPTTDGYVYGWAEAVASARGPGLRSLGKDPQVRILAPRLFETPELAPTLSWYDDPDAPGHWPSALSDLAAEGVLDRSMLVDSCVSRLLRGGQPGDMRFFLILLRRLALTAEEERARVSDWIGMAADGASTVAAHAQSVLARLAESGELSSRSLAEASGSVLFRSEKKLVRAQLVLIGKVLRLRDAEAARELLPVAAEAFGHEDVGVQERALKLVGRYLPVADAALREELAASAVLLSPVHRPAAVEIFGALPEEDSGAYEETLPPAPELRRPAPAPGSVAELVEDVLVLTRPGNGPSDFERTLDGLVRLAHREPEALTEALRGALAGRWWLDGDAPWDPDDRFSAHPHGVEVVAAALLGRVSVQALDRCRARSPLGDCAHAGLVSVVHARLWEAAYFVRTEPLPFLLATPTWHTGALDPFDLVERLRDYQRLGATPAPVDFGQALLRVRRGGDAAAAEAAARLGTDEGDRLAAWIRKGEPAIPALRTTTEPAEAATTGTTRRLLTETRERLAIQRAFPRPLRWLGRPHSVSHGCCYHSTGRQHWTAVLPHDRETLATWLLPGVRACAEDDQTGGTWCLPLLAEAGGPAGPALHLALATGLGARRAEDRLAAVDGLLVLAARGQLDGGRLGRLLSGLVVPGTVKPNRLAESARTAAATGAYATTWSVLAAALPGLLTGDVPARGLGEILAVAADCVERCGAGLSGWGSAGAVPSATDVDTDADPVSDTAEIPGFSALAALAGRGGSSQLVAQASRLVAALHHGGEHSTPETAKSSR from the coding sequence ATGAAGCAACTGCTCGACGCCGTTCGTGAAGGACGGTTCAGGGATGTCCCGGGGCTGCTCAAGCCGCTGACGCCGGCTGAACGCAGGGCTTGTCTGGCCGAGTTGAAAGCTCTGCGTACCGAGCTGCGCGGCTTCGGCTGGGAGCGGTGGCAGGAGCGCTTCAAGATCCTTCGGGCACTGCTGCCGGCGGGCGCCGGCTGCCACACGGGCGCCGCGGCCGCGGCCGCCTGGATCGGCGCCCGGGATCTGCGCATGGGGGACCGGCCGGTGTACACCGTACTGCTCGAGGTGCTGTCGGACCGGTCCCCCGGCTGGCTCGGCGATGTTGCGCACCGGCTTGCCGGGCGGGCCTCGACCGTGCAGGAGGACTACCCGCTGATTCATGAGCTGGTCCGGCTGGCGAAGTGCGCGGTGCCCACGACGGACGGTTACGTATACGGCTGGGCGGAAGCGGTCGCCTCGGCGCGCGGCCCGGGGCTGCGTTCGCTGGGCAAGGACCCACAGGTGCGGATCCTGGCACCGCGGCTGTTCGAGACTCCCGAACTCGCCCCCACGCTCAGCTGGTACGACGACCCCGACGCGCCGGGGCACTGGCCGTCGGCGCTCAGCGACCTGGCCGCTGAGGGGGTGCTGGACAGGTCGATGCTGGTGGACTCGTGTGTTTCCCGGCTGCTGCGCGGCGGACAGCCCGGTGACATGCGGTTCTTCCTGATACTGCTGCGCCGTCTCGCTCTGACGGCGGAGGAGGAGCGAGCCCGTGTCTCCGACTGGATCGGCATGGCGGCCGACGGGGCGTCGACGGTGGCCGCTCACGCGCAGAGCGTGCTCGCCCGGCTTGCGGAGAGTGGCGAGCTCTCCTCCCGGTCCCTGGCCGAGGCGTCGGGTTCCGTTCTCTTCCGTAGTGAGAAGAAGCTGGTGCGGGCTCAACTGGTGCTGATCGGGAAGGTGTTGCGGCTGCGGGATGCGGAGGCGGCGCGCGAGCTGCTGCCGGTGGCCGCCGAGGCGTTCGGCCACGAGGACGTGGGTGTGCAGGAGCGGGCGCTGAAGCTGGTAGGCCGGTATCTGCCCGTCGCCGACGCCGCACTGCGCGAGGAACTGGCCGCGTCGGCAGTGCTGTTGAGCCCGGTGCACCGGCCCGCTGCTGTCGAGATCTTCGGCGCGCTGCCGGAGGAGGACTCGGGGGCGTACGAGGAGACCCTGCCGCCCGCCCCGGAACTCCGGAGGCCGGCCCCGGCTCCCGGTTCCGTCGCGGAACTCGTGGAGGACGTGCTGGTTCTGACGCGGCCCGGCAACGGGCCGAGTGACTTCGAGCGCACACTGGACGGTCTGGTCCGGCTCGCCCACCGGGAGCCGGAGGCGCTGACCGAAGCGCTGCGCGGCGCGCTGGCCGGTCGCTGGTGGCTCGACGGAGATGCGCCGTGGGACCCGGACGACCGTTTCTCGGCGCATCCGCATGGGGTGGAGGTGGTTGCGGCCGCGCTGCTGGGCAGGGTCAGCGTCCAGGCCCTCGACCGCTGTCGTGCGCGGTCGCCGCTGGGGGACTGCGCACACGCGGGGCTCGTGAGCGTCGTCCATGCCCGCCTGTGGGAGGCCGCCTACTTCGTACGGACCGAGCCCCTGCCGTTTCTGCTTGCCACACCCACCTGGCACACCGGCGCGCTGGACCCCTTCGACCTGGTCGAGCGGTTGCGTGACTACCAGCGGCTCGGGGCCACTCCGGCGCCGGTGGACTTCGGGCAGGCCCTGCTGCGGGTACGACGGGGCGGGGATGCCGCCGCGGCGGAGGCTGCGGCGCGGCTGGGTACCGACGAGGGCGACCGCCTTGCCGCGTGGATCCGCAAGGGGGAGCCCGCCATACCGGCGCTTCGGACCACGACCGAGCCGGCAGAGGCGGCCACGACCGGGACCACGCGGCGCCTCTTGACCGAGACCAGGGAACGGCTGGCGATTCAGCGGGCGTTCCCCCGGCCCCTTCGCTGGCTGGGCCGCCCGCACTCCGTCTCGCACGGCTGCTGTTATCACTCGACGGGCCGTCAGCACTGGACTGCCGTGCTTCCGCACGACCGCGAGACGCTCGCCACCTGGCTGCTGCCGGGGGTGAGAGCCTGCGCGGAGGACGATCAGACCGGTGGTACCTGGTGTCTGCCGCTGCTCGCCGAGGCCGGCGGACCGGCGGGACCGGCCCTGCACCTGGCCCTGGCCACCGGTCTCGGAGCCCGTCGCGCCGAGGACAGGCTGGCGGCGGTGGACGGGCTGCTGGTGCTGGCCGCCCGCGGACAGCTGGACGGCGGGCGGCTCGGCCGGCTTCTGTCCGGGCTGGTCGTGCCCGGCACGGTGAAGCCCAACCGGCTGGCCGAGTCCGCCCGCACGGCTGCTGCCACCGGTGCGTATGCGACGACCTGGTCCGTGCTCGCCGCCGCACTGCCGGGCCTGCTGACCGGTGATGTTCCTGCCCGTGGGCTGGGAGAGATACTGGCGGTGGCCGCCGACTGCGTGGAGCGATGTGGTGCAGGCCTGTCAGGGTGGGGCTCAGCGGGCGCGGTCCCCTCGGCTACGGACGTGGACACAGACGCGGACCCGGTCAGTGACACGGCGGAGATACCGGGGTTCTCCGCCCTCGCCGCTCTCGCCGGACGCGGGGGGTCGTCCCAGCTGGTTGCCCAGGCGTCCCGGTTGGTGGCCGCGTTGCATCACGGAGGCGAACACTCCACGCCAGAAACGGCGAAAAGCAGCCGATAG
- a CDS encoding SWIM zinc finger family protein, with the protein MTRSLQAIAYHRPSALESSQGGRLLGLETSGGLTPRGAEAHPHFFSGFLASPQSAARGLLAVADVAGARYFDRSLRPVLDPVVTGNGDRLRFESFSGCCGVYARLDVLPEGLDSAETGHGTTNVDVNNPLREALSRMTGDDPLHLRVGPQELAVTTLDGAVVEKKVPLPDRWLRGFAEAQVATVGFDLRAELPAAEAVRFLRALPRASGNASRGAMWVVPAGKTLRPTTRPVAGAVCLPGPERLAALQRVLRQATALRVYGPAADGAATTASAWEVVLPGMRLTLTLSPEVSRGFSGEGGVLEALATEEAAADAELVSVLLAWEPRIDPADLAAQSGLTVERVRAALTRLGTAGRVGYDIAEAAYFHRELPYDSDRAERHNPRLVAARTLVSSGAVELTGEPASVVSGERRYRVREEDGVLSCTCPWWVGFQGRRGPCKHALAVRMARRRATAGAAADSANTTRTGTTAGTGTTAGTGTGESALTAVRRAGGAR; encoded by the coding sequence ATGACGCGATCACTGCAGGCGATTGCCTACCACCGACCGTCCGCTCTTGAGTCCTCACAGGGCGGACGGCTGCTCGGCCTGGAGACGTCGGGTGGCCTCACACCGAGAGGTGCCGAGGCCCATCCTCACTTCTTCTCGGGCTTCCTGGCGTCGCCGCAGTCGGCCGCGCGGGGGCTCCTCGCGGTCGCGGATGTGGCGGGCGCCCGCTACTTCGACCGCAGCCTTCGCCCCGTGCTCGACCCGGTGGTGACGGGGAACGGCGACCGGCTGCGCTTCGAGTCCTTCTCCGGCTGCTGCGGGGTCTATGCCCGGCTCGACGTACTGCCGGAGGGGCTGGACAGCGCGGAGACCGGTCACGGCACGACCAATGTGGACGTCAACAATCCGCTGCGCGAGGCGCTTTCACGCATGACCGGCGACGACCCGCTCCATCTGCGGGTGGGGCCCCAGGAGTTGGCGGTCACCACGCTCGACGGCGCGGTGGTGGAGAAGAAGGTTCCGCTGCCGGACCGCTGGCTGCGGGGGTTCGCCGAGGCACAGGTGGCCACCGTCGGTTTCGATCTGCGGGCCGAGCTGCCCGCCGCCGAGGCGGTGCGTTTCCTGCGCGCGCTGCCGCGCGCGTCCGGCAACGCCTCACGGGGCGCGATGTGGGTCGTACCGGCCGGGAAGACGTTGCGGCCAACCACCCGGCCGGTGGCGGGGGCCGTGTGCCTGCCCGGTCCGGAGCGGCTGGCGGCGCTGCAGCGGGTGCTGCGGCAGGCGACGGCGCTGCGGGTGTACGGCCCCGCGGCCGACGGCGCGGCGACGACCGCGAGTGCCTGGGAAGTGGTGCTGCCGGGGATGCGGCTCACCCTCACCCTGTCGCCCGAGGTCTCGCGCGGATTCTCCGGCGAGGGCGGGGTGCTGGAGGCGCTGGCCACCGAGGAGGCGGCTGCGGACGCCGAGCTGGTCTCGGTGCTGCTGGCGTGGGAGCCGAGGATCGACCCGGCCGACCTGGCCGCGCAGTCCGGTCTGACCGTCGAGCGGGTACGGGCCGCGCTGACCCGGCTCGGCACTGCGGGCCGGGTGGGCTACGACATCGCCGAAGCCGCGTACTTCCATCGGGAGCTGCCGTACGACTCCGATCGCGCGGAACGACACAACCCGCGGCTGGTCGCCGCTCGCACGCTGGTCTCCTCGGGGGCCGTGGAACTCACCGGGGAGCCGGCCTCCGTCGTCTCGGGCGAGCGGCGGTACCGGGTGAGAGAGGAGGACGGGGTGCTCAGCTGCACCTGCCCGTGGTGGGTCGGCTTCCAGGGCAGGCGCGGCCCGTGCAAACACGCGCTGGCCGTGCGCATGGCCCGGCGCCGAGCCACCGCCGGCGCCGCGGCCGACAGCGCGAACACGACCAGGACCGGGACCACCGCCGGGACCGGGACCACCGCCGGGACCGGGACCGGGGAGAGTGCCCTCACCGCCGTCCGGCGCGCCGGAGGTGCGCGATGA
- a CDS encoding transcriptional regulator — MLTSPVRLSIVAALAPLDKAEFAFVRDLVEVTDSALSKQVASLEEAGWVTVAKGRVGRRARTWLALTREGRAVYRRHLEALRAIAGT, encoded by the coding sequence CTGCTCACCTCGCCCGTCCGGCTGTCGATCGTGGCGGCCCTGGCGCCGCTGGACAAGGCCGAGTTCGCATTCGTACGCGATCTGGTCGAGGTCACCGACTCGGCTCTGTCCAAACAGGTCGCCTCGCTGGAGGAAGCCGGCTGGGTCACGGTGGCCAAGGGCCGGGTGGGGCGGCGGGCGCGGACCTGGCTGGCCCTCACCCGTGAGGGGCGGGCGGTCTACCGGCGGCATCTGGAGGCACTGCGCGCCATCGCAGGCACCTGA
- a CDS encoding alkaline phosphatase, producing the protein MSHSPRISSPDRRSVLRGTLAASAALALPAVSAAPALARSGRPRAAWGVQTGGVTSSSGLVWVRSDRPARMIVETSATESFRRAHRWHGPLLGAGTDFTGTTSLRGLPAGEQVHYRVTLADPDDPRRTGEPVYGTFRTAPAKRREGVRFLWSGDIAGQGWGINPDIGGFRAYEEMRALDPDFFLCSGDTIYADGVIEPSVTLPDGRIWRNITTEEKSKVAQTLADFRGNFRYNLLDENVRRFNAQVPTVVQWDDHEVRNNWYPGQILDDPRYAEKSVDVLAERSMQAFGEYFPVSTLPAHRREGRVHRVVRYGPLLDVFVLDMRTYRNANSPGRQPADEHGILGTEQLAWLKRELSRSRATWKVIASDMPLGLVVPDGSANFEAVAQGDPGAPLGRELQIAELLRCIKHRRITGTVWLTADVHYTSAQHYAPERAAFKDFAPFWEFVSGPLAAGGFPANALDGTFGPDRVFVRAPERANLSPLESPQYFGEVDIDGGSGELTVRLRAEGGTVLFSKVLQPGRVGQ; encoded by the coding sequence ATGTCCCACAGCCCGCGGATTTCGTCCCCCGACCGCCGTTCTGTTCTGCGCGGCACGCTCGCCGCCTCTGCGGCGCTGGCACTGCCCGCGGTGAGCGCGGCGCCCGCGCTCGCGCGTTCCGGCCGCCCGCGCGCCGCGTGGGGTGTGCAGACGGGCGGTGTCACCTCCTCGTCCGGCCTGGTGTGGGTGCGCTCCGACCGGCCCGCCCGGATGATCGTGGAGACCTCCGCGACGGAGTCCTTCCGGCGCGCACACCGGTGGCACGGCCCGCTGCTCGGCGCGGGCACCGACTTCACCGGAACGACGTCGCTGCGCGGTCTGCCCGCGGGTGAGCAGGTGCACTACCGCGTCACGCTCGCCGACCCCGACGACCCGCGCCGCACCGGCGAGCCGGTGTACGGGACGTTCCGTACCGCGCCCGCGAAGCGCCGCGAGGGCGTCCGTTTTCTCTGGTCGGGCGATATCGCGGGGCAGGGCTGGGGCATCAACCCGGACATCGGCGGTTTTCGCGCGTACGAGGAAATGCGCGCTCTCGACCCGGACTTCTTCCTGTGCAGCGGGGACACGATCTACGCGGACGGTGTGATCGAACCGAGTGTGACGCTGCCGGACGGCCGGATCTGGCGCAACATCACCACCGAGGAGAAGTCCAAGGTGGCCCAGACACTGGCCGATTTCCGCGGGAACTTCCGCTACAACCTGCTCGACGAGAACGTCCGCCGCTTCAACGCCCAGGTGCCGACGGTCGTGCAGTGGGACGACCACGAGGTGCGCAACAACTGGTACCCGGGACAGATTCTCGACGACCCCCGCTACGCCGAGAAGAGCGTCGACGTCCTCGCCGAGCGCTCGATGCAGGCCTTCGGAGAGTACTTCCCGGTCTCGACACTCCCCGCGCACCGGCGCGAGGGCCGCGTCCACCGGGTGGTGCGCTACGGTCCGCTGCTGGACGTGTTCGTCCTCGACATGCGTACGTACCGCAACGCCAACTCCCCCGGCCGGCAGCCCGCCGACGAGCACGGCATCCTCGGTACCGAGCAGCTCGCCTGGCTGAAGCGTGAGCTGTCGCGATCGCGCGCGACGTGGAAGGTGATCGCCTCGGACATGCCGCTCGGCCTGGTCGTGCCGGACGGCTCCGCGAACTTCGAGGCCGTCGCGCAGGGCGACCCGGGCGCTCCGCTCGGCCGCGAGCTGCAGATCGCCGAGCTGCTGCGCTGCATCAAGCACCGCCGGATCACGGGCACGGTGTGGCTCACGGCGGATGTGCACTACACCTCGGCCCAGCACTACGCCCCGGAGCGGGCGGCCTTCAAGGACTTCGCCCCGTTCTGGGAGTTCGTCTCGGGGCCGCTGGCCGCCGGCGGCTTCCCGGCCAACGCCCTGGACGGCACCTTCGGCCCCGATCGCGTCTTCGTCCGGGCACCGGAGCGCGCGAACCTCTCACCGCTGGAGTCCCCGCAGTACTTCGGGGAGGTCGACATCGACGGCGGCAGTGGCGAGTTGACGGTACGGCTGCGCGCGGAAGGCGGAACGGTCCTGTTCAGCAAGGTGCTTCAGCCCGGGCGGGTGGGGCAGTAG
- a CDS encoding VOC family protein has translation MPFDGQSHIRIARPSRDLGAAERFWSGGLGLGVVYRDEGGEAPGEHALLMLARPDASWHLELVHEAGRPVQPRPTEEDLLVIYLEEPVPDELVARLEEHGGKRVTSPNPYWNEWGVTIEDPDGYRLVLCRRGWSNDPLA, from the coding sequence ATGCCGTTCGACGGTCAGTCGCACATCCGCATTGCCCGCCCGTCCCGCGATCTGGGGGCGGCGGAGCGCTTCTGGTCCGGAGGGCTCGGCCTCGGCGTCGTCTACCGGGACGAGGGTGGCGAGGCACCCGGTGAGCACGCGCTGCTGATGCTCGCCCGCCCTGACGCCTCCTGGCACCTCGAACTGGTCCATGAGGCCGGCCGCCCCGTCCAGCCGCGCCCCACCGAGGAGGATCTGCTGGTGATCTATCTCGAGGAGCCGGTGCCGGACGAGTTGGTGGCCCGGCTGGAAGAGCACGGCGGAAAGCGGGTCACCTCACCCAATCCGTACTGGAACGAGTGGGGTGTCACCATCGAGGACCCCGACGGCTACCGACTGGTCCTGTGCCGACGTGGCTGGTCCAACGACCCGTTGGCCTGA
- a CDS encoding alpha/beta fold hydrolase, with translation MAEKISFSIASPRGSHALSVTYERAGAGEPLLLLHGIGHHWQAWEPVMGILAAERDVIAVDLPGFGTSPALPHGVPYDLGTVSSMLGSLCEALEVERPHVAGNSLGGLFALELGRAKLVRSVTALSPAGFWSAGERRYAFGTLRAMRLGARAMPLPMIERLSRTAAGRAAMISTIYARPGRRSAEATVAETLALRDATGFHETLAAGLDVLFTDDVPDVPVTIAWGTQDRLLLRRQGIRAKHAIPGARLVRLPGCGHVPMNDDPALVARVILDGSR, from the coding sequence ATGGCCGAGAAAATCTCGTTCTCCATCGCGTCACCCCGGGGCAGCCACGCGCTGTCCGTCACCTATGAGCGCGCCGGCGCCGGTGAACCCCTGCTGCTCCTCCACGGCATCGGGCACCACTGGCAGGCCTGGGAACCGGTGATGGGAATCCTGGCCGCCGAGCGCGACGTCATCGCCGTCGATCTGCCCGGCTTCGGCACCTCCCCCGCACTGCCCCACGGCGTGCCGTACGACCTCGGCACCGTGTCCTCGATGCTCGGCTCGCTCTGCGAGGCACTGGAGGTCGAGCGCCCCCATGTCGCGGGGAACTCCCTCGGCGGACTGTTCGCCCTGGAGCTGGGCCGCGCGAAGCTCGTACGGTCGGTGACGGCGCTGTCCCCCGCCGGTTTCTGGTCGGCGGGCGAGCGCCGCTATGCCTTCGGCACACTGCGCGCGATGCGACTGGGGGCCCGGGCGATGCCGCTGCCGATGATCGAGCGGCTGTCCCGCACAGCCGCCGGGCGGGCGGCGATGATCAGCACCATCTACGCCCGGCCGGGGCGGCGTTCAGCCGAGGCGACCGTCGCCGAGACCCTTGCCCTGCGGGATGCCACCGGATTTCACGAGACGCTCGCCGCCGGTCTCGACGTCCTGTTCACCGACGATGTGCCGGATGTGCCGGTCACCATCGCCTGGGGCACCCAGGACCGGCTGTTGCTGCGCCGCCAGGGCATCAGGGCCAAGCACGCCATCCCCGGTGCGCGGCTCGTCCGGCTGCCGGGCTGCGGCCATGTCCCCATGAACGACGACCCCGCGCTCGTCGCGCGCGTCATCCTGGACGGGAGCCGCTGA
- a CDS encoding RNA polymerase sigma-70 factor, producing the protein MATDSVTDVFEENRPVLTGVAYRMLGRVADAEDVVQDAWLRWSAEERTDVLEPRGYLVRITTRLAIDRLRHVQSRREAYVGPWLPEPIATDFGHTVPDAAERAVLVDSVSLAVLVVLEALSPLERAVFVLREAFGFPYGEIATTLDRSEAAVRQLAGRARRHVEERKPRYDVDPAECRDLTERFLAAASGGDLEELLSLLAPDVRLVGDSGGKSKAPLRVLESADKVGRFLCAVAQQPIQEMELRFVELNGSPALLVLSAGKPDSVFQLEVLDGRIQCVYVVRNPDKLTSLASV; encoded by the coding sequence GTGGCTACAGATTCCGTGACCGACGTTTTTGAAGAGAACCGGCCCGTCCTGACCGGTGTGGCCTACCGCATGCTCGGTCGCGTGGCCGATGCCGAGGACGTGGTGCAGGACGCCTGGCTGCGCTGGTCGGCCGAGGAGCGGACCGACGTCCTCGAGCCGCGGGGCTATCTCGTACGGATCACCACCCGCCTGGCCATCGACCGGCTGCGGCACGTTCAGTCGCGGCGCGAGGCATACGTGGGCCCCTGGCTGCCCGAGCCGATCGCCACGGACTTCGGGCACACCGTCCCCGATGCGGCGGAACGCGCCGTTCTCGTCGACTCCGTATCGCTCGCCGTCCTGGTCGTTCTGGAGGCGCTGTCGCCACTGGAGCGCGCGGTGTTCGTCCTGCGCGAGGCCTTCGGATTCCCGTACGGAGAGATCGCCACCACGCTCGACCGGTCCGAGGCGGCCGTGCGGCAGCTCGCGGGCCGAGCGCGCCGGCACGTCGAGGAGCGCAAGCCCCGCTACGACGTGGACCCGGCCGAATGCCGCGATCTGACCGAGCGCTTCCTGGCCGCCGCGTCCGGCGGTGACCTGGAGGAACTTCTGTCCCTGCTGGCACCCGATGTCCGCCTCGTGGGCGACAGCGGCGGCAAGTCCAAGGCGCCGCTGCGTGTCTTGGAGAGCGCCGACAAGGTGGGGCGGTTCCTCTGCGCGGTGGCGCAGCAGCCGATCCAGGAGATGGAACTCCGCTTCGTGGAGCTCAATGGTTCCCCCGCACTGCTCGTCCTCTCCGCGGGAAAGCCGGACAGCGTCTTCCAGTTGGAGGTTCTGGACGGACGCATCCAGTGCGTCTACGTCGTACGCAACCCCGACAAACTCACCTCGCTGGCTTCGGTGTAG
- a CDS encoding GntR family transcriptional regulator, giving the protein MGTTQLETVPEPKYWHLKTVIGQALDSDFAVGEILPNERDLAARFGVARATLRQALEQLELEGRLQRRRGVGTTVAPPRMGVDVSTTQHGWPGAGQEVWQSVDCTTVVPPLSVARLLDTDVDEETHTVRRLRVTHGQPVAAELLYVPASSVPELSAIDAPSGPTRARAVLRELQRLDLEGQDRAVELGSARADDAKELDRLPGAPVLVVTTRYLSAGRTAAVSVATYRADTCRLTFGDSGDVEISHHDQERRAS; this is encoded by the coding sequence GTGGGGACCACGCAGCTGGAAACAGTGCCGGAGCCTAAGTACTGGCACCTCAAGACCGTGATCGGCCAAGCACTCGACTCGGACTTCGCGGTCGGGGAGATCCTGCCGAACGAGCGCGATCTCGCCGCTCGTTTCGGAGTCGCCCGCGCCACCCTCCGGCAGGCACTCGAGCAGCTCGAGCTCGAGGGCCGGCTGCAGCGCCGCCGCGGCGTCGGCACGACCGTCGCCCCGCCGCGCATGGGCGTCGATGTCTCGACCACGCAGCACGGCTGGCCCGGAGCCGGCCAGGAGGTCTGGCAGTCCGTCGACTGCACGACAGTGGTGCCGCCGCTGTCGGTGGCCCGTCTGCTCGACACGGACGTCGACGAAGAGACGCACACCGTGCGCAGGCTGCGCGTCACCCATGGACAGCCGGTCGCGGCAGAGCTGCTGTATGTGCCGGCCTCGTCCGTGCCCGAGCTCTCGGCCATCGACGCGCCGTCGGGGCCCACTCGCGCCCGCGCCGTACTGCGTGAGCTCCAGCGGCTCGACCTCGAGGGCCAGGACCGCGCCGTGGAGCTGGGGTCGGCGCGCGCCGACGACGCCAAGGAGCTGGACCGGCTGCCGGGCGCGCCCGTCCTGGTCGTCACCACCCGCTACCTCTCGGCGGGCAGGACCGCTGCCGTCTCGGTCGCCACCTACCGCGCCGACACCTGCCGGCTCACCTTCGGGGACTCGGGCGACGTGGAGATCAGCCACCACGACCAGGAGCGCCGCGCGTCCTGA
- a CDS encoding ROK family transcriptional regulator, translating to MGRLTGGDPSLLRRINSAVVLHALRGADSPTLTDLTRITGLSRPTVEGVVEGLIEAGLVVESVPDEGGTRRQGRPARRFRFRAEAGHLLGIEIGPHRVAVLLSGLDGRIIGAGSREVPETAPADERLERVRVVVAEVLRRAGVARSSLRAVGAGSPGIVEADGTVRLGTALPGWTGLALGERLRRSFRCPVLVENDANAAAVAEHWKGAATESDDIVFVLAGLSPGAGSLIGGRLHRGFGGAAGEIGALHLLGREVTPEKLLSTTDEPLHPLDEQAVADVFALAKQGDFRAQAAVERFIQRLVHDVAALVLALDPELVVIGGWAAGLDGVLDPLRDELARYCLRPPRVALSLLGEAVVATGALRLALDHVEEQLFAVERTVTARR from the coding sequence GTGGGGCGGCTGACCGGCGGGGACCCGTCGCTGCTGCGGCGTATCAATTCCGCGGTGGTACTCCATGCACTGCGGGGCGCTGACTCCCCCACGCTCACCGATCTGACCCGGATCACCGGGCTGTCCCGGCCGACGGTGGAGGGCGTGGTCGAGGGGCTCATCGAGGCCGGTCTGGTGGTCGAGAGCGTTCCCGATGAGGGCGGGACCCGCCGTCAGGGACGTCCGGCCCGGCGGTTCAGGTTCCGGGCCGAGGCCGGTCATCTGCTGGGGATCGAGATCGGACCGCACCGGGTCGCCGTGCTCCTGTCGGGCCTGGACGGGCGCATCATCGGCGCCGGTTCCCGCGAAGTGCCGGAGACGGCGCCCGCGGACGAGCGGCTGGAGCGGGTACGCGTGGTCGTCGCCGAAGTACTGCGGCGGGCCGGTGTCGCGCGCAGCAGCCTGCGGGCGGTCGGGGCCGGCTCCCCGGGGATCGTCGAGGCCGACGGGACCGTACGGCTGGGGACCGCGCTGCCCGGCTGGACCGGACTGGCGCTCGGCGAGCGGCTGCGCAGATCGTTCCGGTGCCCGGTGCTGGTGGAGAACGATGCCAATGCCGCCGCGGTCGCCGAACACTGGAAGGGTGCGGCAACCGAGTCGGACGACATCGTCTTCGTGCTCGCGGGCCTCAGCCCCGGTGCGGGGTCGCTGATCGGCGGGCGGTTGCACCGCGGCTTCGGCGGCGCAGCCGGTGAGATCGGTGCGCTGCATCTGCTGGGCCGCGAAGTGACCCCGGAGAAGCTGCTGTCGACGACCGACGAACCGCTGCACCCACTCGACGAGCAGGCGGTGGCCGATGTCTTCGCCCTCGCCAAGCAGGGCGACTTCCGGGCACAGGCGGCGGTCGAACGGTTCATTCAGCGTCTTGTGCACGATGTGGCGGCGCTGGTGCTGGCCCTCGATCCGGAGCTGGTGGTGATCGGCGGCTGGGCCGCGGGCCTGGACGGCGTACTCGATCCGCTGCGCGACGAGCTGGCCCGCTACTGTCTGCGCCCCCCTCGGGTGGCCCTCTCTTTGCTCGGCGAGGCGGTTGTGGCGACCGGCGCACTGCGCCTTGCCCTCGATCATGTCGAGGAGCAGCTCTTCGCCGTGGAGAGAACGGTGACGGCCCGCCGCTGA
- the mug gene encoding G/U mismatch-specific DNA glycosylase, whose translation MTPDELEAARDRLVPDVVAGGLSVLFCGINPGLMSAATGHHFARPGNRFWPVLHLSGFTPRRLAPAEQDELLTYGLGITNVVARATARADELGDEEFRAGGELLRAKVERLRPRWLAVAGVTAYRTAFGDRAARIGPQERTIGDTRIWALPNPSGLNAHWTAQTMAEEYGRLRAAAEADADPV comes from the coding sequence CTGACCCCCGACGAGCTCGAAGCCGCCCGCGACCGCCTCGTCCCCGATGTCGTCGCGGGCGGCCTGTCCGTGCTCTTCTGCGGTATCAACCCCGGGCTGATGTCGGCGGCGACGGGGCATCACTTCGCCCGCCCCGGCAACCGGTTCTGGCCGGTGCTGCATCTGTCGGGCTTCACTCCGCGCCGCCTGGCGCCCGCGGAGCAGGACGAGCTGCTCACCTACGGTCTCGGCATCACGAACGTGGTGGCGCGGGCGACCGCCCGCGCCGACGAGCTCGGCGACGAGGAGTTCCGCGCGGGCGGAGAGCTTCTGCGGGCCAAGGTGGAGCGGCTACGGCCCCGATGGCTGGCGGTCGCCGGGGTGACGGCGTACCGCACGGCCTTCGGCGACCGCGCGGCGCGGATCGGGCCGCAGGAGCGCACGATCGGCGACACCAGGATCTGGGCGCTTCCCAATCCCAGCGGACTCAACGCGCATTGGACGGCGCAGACGATGGCCGAGGAGTACGGCAGGCTCCGCGCGGCGGCGGAGGCCGACGCAGACCCCGTGTAG